Proteins from one Variovorax sp. PBL-E5 genomic window:
- a CDS encoding FKBP-type peptidyl-prolyl cis-trans isomerase: MEPFTFLLASAFFATSAHAALPAAEVVATTATVVATSAARKVETLPSGVRVQHTLKGAGAHPTASDTVKVHYRGTLPDGSEFDSSHRRGKPIALPLSRVVKCWTDGVQTMQVGGKATLTCPSDTAYGQRGVPGSIPPNSVLKFDIELLSIGSDQ, from the coding sequence ATGGAACCGTTTACCTTCCTGCTCGCTTCCGCATTCTTCGCCACCTCGGCTCACGCTGCTCTACCGGCGGCCGAGGTTGTCGCCACCACAGCCACCGTGGTAGCCACTTCAGCTGCCCGCAAAGTCGAGACACTTCCTTCGGGGGTCAGGGTGCAGCACACCTTGAAGGGTGCCGGCGCCCACCCTACGGCCTCGGACACCGTAAAGGTGCACTATCGCGGCACCCTGCCGGACGGTTCGGAATTCGACAGCTCCCATAGGCGGGGCAAGCCCATCGCCCTTCCCTTGAGCCGCGTAGTCAAGTGCTGGACAGACGGCGTACAAACAATGCAGGTCGGAGGCAAGGCGACTCTAACTTGCCCCAGCGACACCGCCTATGGCCAGCGGGGGGTGCCCGGCAGCATTCCGCCAAACAGCGTGCTGAAGTTCGACATCGAGCTGCTCAGCATCGGTTCCGACCAATAG
- a CDS encoding NUDIX hydrolase has translation MIETVKKTVKAYLARNPHEAAGLRALQAQLADDRDIFLRSNMRGHLTSSMLVLDETRARVLVIHHKAYNRWLPPGGHAEQPCSLFDSALREAEEETGVTDLNCPGAWSLAPIPLDINTHAIAAQQRKNEGKHWHHDFVYLGMVDEPYDPVPQIEEVHSCRWLDLAEFANDPDETNQRLARKVQPLIAAGMLPRARALA, from the coding sequence TTGATTGAGACTGTGAAGAAGACGGTGAAGGCCTATTTGGCGCGCAATCCGCACGAAGCAGCCGGCCTCCGTGCGTTGCAGGCCCAGCTTGCCGACGACCGGGACATTTTCCTTCGCTCGAACATGCGGGGCCATCTGACCTCCAGCATGCTCGTTCTGGACGAGACCCGAGCCAGGGTGTTGGTCATCCACCACAAAGCCTACAACCGCTGGTTGCCGCCAGGCGGGCATGCTGAGCAGCCCTGCTCGTTGTTCGACTCGGCGCTGCGCGAAGCTGAGGAAGAGACTGGGGTGACAGACCTCAACTGCCCGGGGGCCTGGAGCCTCGCGCCCATCCCCCTGGACATCAACACCCACGCGATTGCCGCGCAGCAGCGCAAGAACGAAGGCAAGCACTGGCACCACGACTTCGTCTACCTGGGTATGGTGGATGAGCCGTACGACCCCGTGCCTCAAATCGAGGAAGTTCACTCGTGCCGCTGGCTTGACTTGGCAGAGTTCGCAAATGACCCCGACGAAACCAACCAACGGCTGGCTCGGAAGGTGCAGCCGCTCATCGCTGCCGGCATGCTCCCGAGAGCTCGAGCACTAGCTTGA
- a CDS encoding CYTH domain-containing protein, with product MATEIERKFLVRDRSVLSGLAGTHIGQGYLADNGMTVRVRVAGDKGFLTLKSNTQGLSRAEFEYPIPLSDAEDLLNGHASLGRLTKVRYLIPVRDVTFEVDVFEGELDGLVVAEVELGSEEQDFPRPAWLGDEVSHDPRYRNSELAVSRRVPA from the coding sequence ATGGCCACTGAAATCGAACGAAAGTTTCTTGTGAGGGACCGCTCCGTGCTCTCGGGGCTGGCCGGGACCCATATTGGCCAGGGATATCTGGCTGACAACGGAATGACCGTTCGAGTGCGGGTCGCTGGCGACAAGGGATTTCTGACCCTCAAGAGCAACACCCAAGGGCTATCCCGCGCGGAATTTGAGTACCCCATCCCCCTCAGCGATGCCGAGGACCTCCTGAACGGCCATGCAAGCTTGGGCCGCCTCACGAAGGTGCGCTACCTCATCCCCGTCCGCGATGTGACCTTCGAGGTCGACGTCTTTGAGGGCGAACTGGACGGTTTGGTCGTCGCAGAAGTTGAGCTTGGGTCCGAGGAACAGGACTTTCCGCGGCCGGCATGGCTCGGCGACGAGGTCAGCCACGACCCCAGGTACCGGAATTCGGAGCTGGCGGTAAGTCGCCGGGTCCCAGCCTAG
- a CDS encoding MSS51 C-terminal domain-containing protein, with protein MPAHVPALDHSTWRHLLREVTQASLGLRLKRFPKEFLQTVLVAPATVARWIAQEVPALLERPHLHVVIAGAAKGPDSLDEGRWYQYLPTLLGRPKMTVRVTLVGPELKQGTENASIRSANERSGIITSAGADAVSNLPTAELAADALSSWWAERPQSEATPDVCFVFHPGMEAFGGSWLSREQGLLPLMDAGVPIGLAASCVEELWHDEWLVRKYGAAMRGLAQANPFALERDNARFGGQWAALTWTLDPTLVPAADFKAIKAELVRFYLALDQAKPGFSSSGNAIFGFIGGVVPIQNVATDERARLVGMPAGVLLCLESGQLLGQNTVGRFELVERIPAVPLDFLADFPGEEAHPVDRFIWASEKFRGYVEPVLLSSAKRAPETYFDLFGSPLEARKGSMPGDPGPGGISDSIGEG; from the coding sequence ATGCCCGCACACGTCCCCGCCCTTGACCACTCCACCTGGCGCCATCTCCTGCGCGAGGTGACGCAGGCCTCGCTTGGGCTGCGCCTGAAGCGCTTCCCGAAGGAATTTCTCCAGACCGTTCTCGTGGCGCCCGCCACGGTCGCCCGGTGGATTGCGCAGGAAGTACCCGCCTTGCTCGAGCGTCCGCATCTCCATGTCGTGATTGCTGGCGCCGCGAAGGGCCCGGACAGCCTGGACGAAGGTCGCTGGTACCAATACCTGCCCACGTTGCTTGGACGGCCAAAAATGACGGTGCGGGTCACGTTAGTCGGGCCGGAACTGAAGCAGGGGACAGAGAACGCGAGCATTCGCTCGGCAAACGAACGGTCCGGCATCATCACGAGCGCCGGAGCAGACGCTGTGAGCAACCTGCCTACGGCAGAGCTCGCCGCGGATGCTCTTTCAAGCTGGTGGGCGGAGCGCCCCCAGAGCGAGGCAACGCCCGACGTGTGCTTCGTGTTCCACCCCGGCATGGAAGCCTTCGGTGGCTCCTGGCTGTCGCGGGAGCAGGGCCTATTACCGTTGATGGACGCCGGCGTTCCAATCGGATTGGCCGCCTCTTGTGTTGAGGAGCTTTGGCACGACGAGTGGTTGGTACGCAAGTACGGCGCAGCCATGCGCGGTCTGGCACAGGCGAATCCTTTCGCGCTCGAAAGGGACAACGCCAGATTTGGAGGCCAATGGGCCGCCCTTACCTGGACGCTGGACCCCACCCTCGTACCCGCCGCAGATTTCAAGGCCATCAAGGCGGAGCTCGTTCGCTTCTACCTCGCGCTCGACCAAGCCAAGCCCGGCTTTTCCTCCTCGGGGAACGCCATCTTCGGATTCATCGGCGGTGTGGTCCCGATTCAAAACGTGGCCACCGATGAACGAGCCCGGTTGGTCGGCATGCCCGCCGGCGTGCTTCTGTGCCTGGAGTCCGGCCAACTGCTCGGCCAAAACACGGTCGGGCGCTTCGAGCTTGTGGAGCGCATTCCTGCAGTACCGCTCGACTTCCTGGCCGATTTCCCTGGCGAGGAGGCCCACCCGGTTGACAGGTTCATCTGGGCGTCCGAGAAGTTCCGGGGATACGTGGAGCCAGTGCTTTTGTCGAGTGCAAAGAGGGCACCAGAGACCTACTTCGACCTCTTCGGCTCCCCGTTGGAAGCAAGGAAAGGGTCGATGCCTGGCGACCCGGGCCCCGGCGGCATTTCCGACTCTATAGGCGAGGGCTAA
- a CDS encoding metallophosphoesterase: MNLQILSDLHMDGAAWTAPLTEADAIVVAGDLFDDGARSAVWCVELAQTAGKPVFFVPGNHDFYDGVISERLLNMHRIACAGDVYLLHNKSVELQGVRFVGTPLWSDFQIDGPASSVLAKHAAQDLMGDFQYIRIGDGTGSARNLRPNDAVRMHERGLRALDRGLTNAYSEKVVVITHHAPSVRSLTRGFRYSPLNGAYASDMDEYVGNSMAKLWVHGHMHATHDYMVGSTRVLCNPRGGPRSLNVDFNPAMVVEV; the protein is encoded by the coding sequence ATGAACCTTCAAATCCTCTCCGACCTCCATATGGACGGCGCAGCCTGGACGGCGCCGCTCACCGAAGCCGACGCTATCGTGGTGGCCGGCGACCTTTTCGACGATGGTGCACGCTCCGCCGTGTGGTGCGTCGAGCTTGCCCAGACTGCGGGGAAGCCCGTCTTCTTCGTGCCGGGGAACCATGATTTCTACGACGGGGTGATTTCGGAGCGCTTGCTGAACATGCACCGCATTGCGTGCGCAGGCGACGTCTACCTGCTGCACAACAAGTCCGTAGAGCTGCAGGGGGTGCGATTCGTCGGAACTCCGCTGTGGTCCGACTTTCAGATTGACGGCCCTGCGTCGTCCGTGCTGGCCAAGCATGCCGCCCAGGACCTCATGGGCGACTTTCAGTACATCCGCATCGGCGATGGGACGGGAAGCGCCAGGAACCTTCGCCCGAACGACGCAGTGCGGATGCATGAGCGAGGCCTGCGCGCGCTAGACCGCGGATTGACCAACGCCTACTCGGAGAAGGTGGTGGTCATAACGCACCACGCACCGTCCGTACGTTCGCTCACCCGGGGCTTCCGGTACTCACCACTCAACGGGGCCTATGCCTCTGACATGGACGAGTACGTGGGCAACTCGATGGCCAAGCTTTGGGTCCACGGCCACATGCACGCAACGCACGACTATATGGTCGGCTCGACACGCGTGCTCTGCAACCCACGCGGCGGCCCCCGTAGCCTCAACGTCGACTTCAACCCTGCCATGGTCGTCGAGGTTTAG
- a CDS encoding cache domain-containing protein — translation MLARRIPLQYVLALSAFVVTSVTVAFAVWSACSSRERSIEEAYREGQLVAQSLSGHLSASLRDVTNTLHASASAIRAEGGYRALSPARVHQAIAREVLDNAVIATLLAVGPNGEVVASSGRVTPPDAYFKDCETLAYFKKTPLDRGTHIGEPRRAPDGTEWVLPISKAIYDDKGKFGGMVMALVDLRYVRTFYRSLTTRPHTVLSLVSDRGILLTRVPYTASTVGDNLAGTTLPVGSFGAEGTFTIPAGVAKDGRAKFAAYSRVPGHPLIVAVGLDRIQVFKAWREVTRGVILFCTVGLVFFWAMCAAIFAWLRRLRAEEERFELAASGLREGVFDYSTEPRRFYRSRQLANLAGHRGPTWGRTLEAFLGALAPEEKRRVLRRFLWATRNREGFRFDVSIERSLGGADVLFVSGQVVKDAAGQIVRVCGIVCDITELRRAETEAKRYARRYGVLFEQANDGIALFRDGKLMEANPKLLRMLRMSRADELAGFDPWDLAPRLQPDGQLSREMALSKMQSALSGLPVYFTWRVRRVDGSEFTVSISLTLVAVDGAPQLLAHVRDVRHMQIDERVTEPGALLSL, via the coding sequence ATGCTGGCCCGCCGAATTCCCCTTCAATACGTCTTGGCCCTGTCGGCGTTCGTCGTGACCAGTGTCACCGTGGCCTTTGCCGTCTGGTCGGCCTGTTCCTCCCGTGAGCGCTCCATCGAAGAAGCATACAGGGAAGGGCAGCTCGTGGCCCAAAGCCTCTCCGGTCACCTGTCGGCCTCCTTGCGGGACGTAACGAACACGCTCCACGCCTCGGCTTCGGCCATCCGCGCAGAGGGCGGCTACCGCGCCCTCTCGCCCGCGAGGGTGCATCAAGCCATCGCACGCGAGGTGCTCGATAACGCCGTCATTGCGACCCTTCTGGCGGTGGGCCCGAATGGCGAGGTGGTCGCAAGTTCTGGGCGCGTCACCCCGCCTGACGCCTACTTCAAGGACTGCGAAACACTCGCCTACTTTAAGAAAACGCCCCTGGACCGCGGGACCCACATCGGAGAGCCGCGGCGGGCGCCCGATGGCACCGAGTGGGTGCTGCCAATTTCCAAAGCGATTTACGACGACAAGGGGAAGTTTGGCGGCATGGTCATGGCGTTGGTCGACCTGCGCTACGTGCGGACTTTCTATCGCTCGTTGACCACCCGGCCCCACACGGTCCTTTCCCTGGTGAGCGACCGGGGAATCTTGCTGACACGTGTGCCATACACCGCCAGTACGGTCGGGGACAACCTTGCCGGAACCACCCTGCCTGTGGGCTCGTTCGGCGCCGAGGGCACATTCACCATTCCGGCGGGCGTTGCCAAGGACGGTCGGGCCAAATTCGCGGCATACAGCCGTGTTCCCGGCCATCCGCTTATCGTGGCGGTCGGGCTGGACAGGATTCAGGTGTTCAAAGCCTGGCGAGAGGTCACGCGCGGCGTCATCCTGTTCTGCACTGTGGGTCTGGTCTTCTTTTGGGCCATGTGTGCCGCAATCTTTGCCTGGCTACGCCGCCTGCGAGCCGAGGAGGAGCGTTTCGAACTTGCCGCAAGCGGGCTGCGCGAGGGCGTATTCGACTACAGCACCGAGCCCCGACGGTTCTATCGGTCACGCCAGCTCGCCAATCTTGCGGGCCACCGTGGTCCGACCTGGGGGAGAACGCTTGAAGCCTTCCTTGGCGCCCTCGCGCCTGAGGAAAAGCGCCGCGTCCTGCGACGATTCCTGTGGGCGACCCGAAATCGAGAGGGATTTCGTTTTGACGTGAGCATCGAGCGCAGCCTTGGCGGGGCTGATGTCCTCTTCGTATCGGGGCAGGTCGTCAAGGACGCTGCGGGTCAAATTGTCCGGGTATGCGGCATCGTTTGCGACATCACGGAACTTCGACGTGCCGAGACCGAGGCAAAACGATACGCCCGTCGCTACGGCGTCCTGTTTGAGCAGGCCAATGACGGCATCGCACTGTTTCGGGACGGCAAGTTGATGGAAGCGAACCCGAAGCTGCTTCGGATGCTCCGCATGAGCCGCGCCGATGAGCTTGCCGGATTTGACCCCTGGGACCTCGCCCCTCGGCTGCAACCGGATGGGCAGCTCTCGCGCGAGATGGCCCTGAGCAAGATGCAATCGGCGCTTTCAGGGCTACCCGTGTATTTCACTTGGCGCGTGCGCCGCGTAGACGGCTCGGAATTCACCGTCAGCATCAGCCTGACGCTGGTGGCCGTCGACGGCGCGCCTCAGCTCCTTGCTCATGTGCGAGACGTGCGCCACATGCAAATCGACGAACGAGTCACCGAGCCCGGCGCACTGCTCTCCCTTTAA
- a CDS encoding M30 family zinc metallopeptidase has translation MYRYRTKSLLGFAAGLAVAVALTACGGGGGGGGGGGMMAFPETPTTPPVVEAPQTPAQPTDSPLVAACTGCGAVDQNTYGGSGTGVWQASNTSTIPVDIPVSIKGLNGQLVTLVFTNESAEAVPMPALQIYNLGGKTQLLSKSVIGDVEPNKVDVAAKAEISEFNRAGFGKLLGGKASKSMYAAKLTAPTAPSQASGYAVGQQRTVYLNDRSQRTVRLADQKMTGDGTMVNVWVEASELAPARVSDALVTRMRDTFAGTGGIYDMLVKVGGPLWGPHAESFLLDGTAQPIDIFFVNFDQNNQAYGLGGYFWALNNFKKDGDPQLAMSNESLSLYMDTETMYLDGERGLKQIVTALAHEGMHMQNFYRRGVQMGVEFTFDIWLEEMSALMMEDWASFKLDEAHNAIRDVRFPSYLNYRGVGSYNCSLLNWTPMAATCESYAVSGSFGGFLNRQFGLGFFKSVLNSTGIEDSADILDAAIKAQRAGSGIGKELRRFSAASAGLVPVSSGVPEYTMPARSEEGFNLVDIDPAFFGEVERGLPSAVPAQLESLASFPVTRYHATGTYNETIRVPQGTTLTVIVN, from the coding sequence ATGTACCGTTATCGAACGAAATCTCTCTTGGGCTTCGCCGCCGGCCTGGCTGTTGCCGTTGCACTCACCGCTTGCGGGGGTGGCGGTGGCGGTGGTGGCGGTGGAGGCATGATGGCCTTCCCGGAAACGCCCACGACGCCACCCGTCGTGGAAGCGCCCCAAACGCCCGCGCAACCGACCGACTCGCCGTTAGTCGCTGCTTGCACCGGCTGCGGCGCGGTCGACCAGAACACCTACGGGGGTTCGGGTACCGGCGTCTGGCAGGCTTCGAACACCTCCACGATTCCTGTCGACATTCCGGTGTCCATCAAAGGCCTGAACGGTCAATTGGTGACGCTGGTGTTCACTAACGAATCCGCTGAAGCGGTGCCGATGCCGGCGCTGCAAATCTACAACCTCGGCGGCAAGACCCAGCTTCTGAGCAAGTCGGTCATCGGCGACGTCGAGCCGAACAAGGTGGACGTCGCAGCGAAGGCTGAAATCAGCGAGTTCAATCGCGCTGGCTTCGGAAAGCTGCTCGGCGGCAAGGCATCCAAGTCGATGTATGCAGCCAAGCTGACTGCGCCGACGGCGCCTTCGCAGGCTTCTGGCTATGCGGTTGGCCAACAGCGGACCGTGTACCTCAACGACCGCTCGCAGCGCACCGTCAGGCTGGCAGACCAGAAGATGACCGGCGACGGCACGATGGTGAACGTCTGGGTCGAAGCTTCGGAGCTGGCCCCGGCACGCGTCTCTGACGCGCTCGTGACCCGCATGCGGGACACGTTCGCAGGCACCGGCGGCATCTACGACATGTTGGTGAAGGTCGGTGGCCCTCTTTGGGGCCCGCACGCTGAATCCTTCCTCCTGGATGGCACGGCACAGCCGATTGACATCTTCTTCGTGAACTTCGACCAGAACAACCAGGCCTACGGCCTCGGCGGCTACTTCTGGGCGCTGAACAACTTCAAGAAGGACGGCGACCCGCAACTGGCGATGAGCAACGAGTCCCTGAGCTTGTACATGGACACGGAAACGATGTACCTGGACGGCGAGCGTGGTCTCAAGCAAATCGTGACAGCCCTGGCGCACGAAGGCATGCACATGCAGAACTTCTACCGCCGCGGCGTCCAGATGGGCGTTGAATTCACGTTCGACATCTGGCTCGAAGAAATGTCTGCGCTGATGATGGAGGACTGGGCCAGCTTCAAGCTGGACGAGGCTCACAACGCAATTCGTGACGTGCGCTTCCCCTCCTACCTGAACTACCGCGGTGTCGGCAGCTACAACTGCAGCCTGCTGAACTGGACGCCGATGGCAGCAACCTGCGAAAGCTACGCGGTCTCCGGCTCGTTCGGTGGCTTCCTGAATCGCCAGTTTGGCCTCGGCTTCTTCAAGTCGGTGCTGAACAGCACGGGCATCGAGGACTCTGCGGACATCCTGGACGCCGCCATCAAGGCTCAGCGTGCTGGCTCGGGCATTGGCAAAGAACTGCGTCGCTTCTCGGCCGCCTCGGCTGGTCTGGTGCCGGTGAGCTCGGGCGTGCCTGAGTACACGATGCCCGCTCGTAGCGAAGAAGGCTTCAACCTGGTGGACATTGACCCAGCCTTCTTTGGTGAAGTCGAGCGTGGTTTGCCGTCTGCGGTTCCAGCACAGCTGGAGTCCCTGGCGAGCTTCCCTGTCACCCGCTACCACGCGACCGGGACGTACAACGAGACGATTCGCGTCCCGCAAGGCACGACGCTGACGGTCATCGTCAACTAA
- the argC gene encoding N-acetyl-gamma-glutamyl-phosphate reductase, whose translation MAKPLVAVDGASGTVGLTLMARLAGRDDIEVTPLGSKTPADERQAVLERASVAVLCLPEAAARAAVASAPKGLRILDASPAHRTAEGWVYGLPELSKDQPGAIRHADRVANPGCYATGAILLLRPFAKELADADYPVSVTAVGGYTSGGKKMIEAFAADPFGYRLYGLDLNHRHVPEIVRFAQLKSTPVFMPAVAGYARGTLVQVPLHLTALGLRLEEVVERLQGAYRLTRVHVDVDTDTRHLDARCTGTNDEDGVFVSVHPSVDSSCLVLSAAFDNLGKGAAGAALNNVLLMLGSSLPFAGTNGRRS comes from the coding sequence ATGGCTAAGCCGCTCGTCGCTGTAGACGGCGCATCCGGGACCGTAGGGCTCACGCTTATGGCACGCCTCGCCGGCCGGGATGACATCGAGGTCACTCCCCTTGGCAGCAAAACGCCGGCCGACGAGAGACAGGCAGTCCTCGAGCGGGCGTCGGTAGCGGTGTTGTGCCTGCCCGAAGCAGCCGCGCGCGCCGCAGTCGCTTCCGCCCCGAAGGGGCTGCGCATCCTTGACGCCAGTCCAGCTCACCGAACCGCCGAGGGCTGGGTATACGGCCTGCCAGAGCTCTCCAAGGACCAGCCTGGCGCCATCCGACATGCCGACCGTGTGGCCAACCCGGGCTGCTACGCGACGGGGGCGATTTTGCTGCTTCGACCGTTCGCCAAGGAGCTGGCAGACGCCGATTACCCCGTCAGCGTCACCGCCGTGGGCGGGTATACGTCTGGTGGCAAGAAGATGATTGAAGCCTTCGCGGCGGACCCGTTCGGGTACCGACTGTACGGGCTCGACCTCAACCACCGGCACGTCCCGGAAATCGTGCGGTTCGCGCAGCTCAAGAGCACGCCAGTTTTCATGCCAGCCGTGGCAGGGTATGCCCGAGGAACCTTGGTGCAGGTGCCGCTGCACCTGACAGCCCTGGGGCTGCGCCTTGAAGAGGTCGTAGAGCGGCTGCAAGGCGCCTACAGGCTGACGCGTGTCCACGTCGACGTGGACACGGATACGCGCCACTTAGATGCCCGCTGCACGGGAACGAACGACGAAGATGGTGTTTTCGTTTCGGTTCATCCGAGCGTCGATAGTTCGTGCTTGGTGCTATCGGCCGCATTTGACAACCTCGGCAAAGGTGCTGCCGGCGCCGCCTTGAACAACGTACTCCTAATGCTTGGAAGCAGCCTCCCTTTCGCCGGGACCAACGGCCGCCGAAGCTGA
- a CDS encoding phosphopantothenoylcysteine decarboxylase yields the protein MTIHIFGGGTIMHVRSHMALCAPAKGGTARKLAELLRGKGASCELHLTGMADPDSSMDTNDDVEAELRRVLALPETQAIVFNVALCDMNGQIGDVKSGKYAERLQTRKVPEGGLVMKLRPTSKVLGLVKELRPDVLAVGFKTTAGQAPEVQVQRAAVMAQQHGLPLVFANDVVTRYNMVIPFLAEPAGEPWPLYAGDNRESALGHLADLVLLGLKHG from the coding sequence ATGACTATCCACATCTTCGGCGGCGGAACCATCATGCATGTCCGCAGCCACATGGCGCTATGTGCGCCGGCGAAGGGCGGAACGGCCAGGAAGCTTGCCGAACTCCTTAGAGGCAAAGGCGCCTCCTGCGAGCTCCACCTCACGGGCATGGCGGACCCTGACAGTTCGATGGATACCAACGACGACGTCGAGGCAGAGCTCCGCCGGGTCCTCGCGCTACCGGAGACACAGGCAATCGTGTTCAACGTTGCGCTCTGCGACATGAACGGCCAGATTGGTGACGTGAAGTCTGGCAAGTACGCCGAGCGCCTCCAAACCAGAAAGGTCCCGGAGGGCGGGCTCGTGATGAAATTGCGGCCAACCTCAAAGGTCTTGGGCCTCGTCAAAGAGCTGCGCCCGGACGTGTTGGCAGTTGGGTTCAAGACGACCGCGGGGCAGGCTCCGGAGGTGCAGGTGCAGCGTGCTGCTGTGATGGCGCAGCAGCATGGGCTGCCACTTGTGTTCGCCAACGACGTTGTGACGCGATACAACATGGTCATTCCCTTCCTGGCGGAGCCCGCCGGCGAGCCTTGGCCGCTTTACGCAGGCGACAACCGAGAATCGGCGCTCGGGCACCTGGCTGACCTCGTTCTGCTGGGCCTCAAACATGGCTAA
- a CDS encoding cation:proton antiporter: protein MTAFQGAGLLFTVISVFGVINHRYLKLPDTLGITAVGLMLCLGLSILGTGHPEMVAQAQKLVTQIDFSEVVFHGLLSLLLFAGALHVDVSRLRAHRAPVFLLATVGVVISTAVVGFGLYLVASLFGSPISLLWCLVFGALISPTDPIAVLSVLKSAGAPPALESKIAGEALFNDGTAVVTFVTLLGLAAGTTHFSLGEVAVTLAREVIGALLLGVAVGYGASLMVSRVESYPVEILITLAVATAGYSLAELLHVSAPLAVVIMGLVLGSHGATKSMTAKTREHLFNFWSLLDELLNLLLFGLIGLQMIAVSLKANVVYLGLAAIPVVLTARFLSVAAPLSALRGFHAMSPHAAKVMTWGGLRGGISIALALSLPVFEGRDLIIGVTYIVVVFSLLVQATTLGPLVKRLGRSCSGE, encoded by the coding sequence ATGACCGCCTTCCAAGGAGCAGGACTCCTCTTCACCGTCATCTCCGTCTTCGGTGTCATCAACCATCGATACCTGAAGCTGCCCGACACTCTGGGCATCACGGCAGTTGGATTGATGCTTTGCCTTGGCCTGTCCATTCTTGGGACGGGCCACCCTGAGATGGTGGCTCAGGCTCAGAAGCTGGTGACCCAGATTGACTTCTCAGAGGTAGTCTTCCACGGCTTGCTCTCCTTGCTTTTGTTTGCAGGGGCGCTTCACGTCGACGTCTCGCGCCTGCGTGCCCACAGGGCTCCCGTCTTTCTACTGGCGACGGTCGGAGTCGTCATCTCCACGGCCGTAGTCGGGTTCGGCCTTTACTTGGTCGCAAGCCTGTTCGGTAGCCCCATCAGCTTGTTGTGGTGCCTCGTGTTCGGTGCCCTCATCTCTCCGACTGACCCGATTGCTGTGTTGAGCGTGTTGAAGAGCGCTGGTGCGCCGCCGGCACTGGAGTCAAAAATCGCGGGCGAGGCTCTCTTCAACGACGGCACAGCTGTCGTGACGTTCGTAACGCTGCTCGGCCTCGCGGCCGGCACAACACATTTCTCGTTGGGTGAGGTTGCAGTGACGCTCGCACGCGAGGTCATCGGTGCCCTGCTCCTAGGAGTGGCTGTGGGATACGGAGCCTCCTTGATGGTCTCCCGCGTGGAGAGCTACCCGGTCGAAATCCTCATCACCCTCGCTGTTGCCACGGCCGGCTACAGCCTTGCCGAGCTCCTGCATGTTTCCGCGCCCCTGGCTGTGGTCATCATGGGGCTCGTGCTTGGCAGTCACGGTGCAACAAAAAGCATGACTGCAAAGACGCGTGAGCATCTGTTCAACTTCTGGTCCCTGTTGGATGAGCTGCTGAACCTGTTGCTTTTCGGGCTCATCGGGCTCCAGATGATTGCGGTGTCGCTCAAGGCAAATGTGGTCTACCTGGGCCTCGCCGCCATCCCGGTCGTTCTCACGGCGCGATTCCTCAGCGTTGCTGCACCTTTGTCGGCGCTGAGGGGCTTTCACGCCATGAGCCCTCACGCAGCCAAGGTGATGACCTGGGGTGGTCTGCGGGGCGGCATTTCGATTGCGTTGGCCCTCTCTCTGCCGGTGTTCGAAGGCCGCGACCTCATCATAGGCGTGACCTACATCGTCGTGGTCTTCAGCCTGCTGGTCCAGGCGACGACCCTCGGGCCGCTCGTCAAGCGGCTAGGGCGCTCCTGCTCCGGCGAGTAG